The Ignavibacteriota bacterium genome has a window encoding:
- the rpsP gene encoding 30S ribosomal protein S16 yields the protein MAVRLRLRRIGKKKMPMYQIVAADSRTARNGRFLEVVGRYEPRHEPLLIETKETRVFHWLKNGARPTDTVRSLFQRNGLWLKWNLTRIGKDAATIAGVMEKWQAQQAGRPERDAARKVRRAEAKRKASKGGAEAPAPAAAAAPEAGA from the coding sequence TTGGCAGTACGACTGCGTTTGCGGCGCATCGGCAAGAAGAAGATGCCGATGTATCAGATCGTGGCGGCGGATTCGCGCACGGCCCGGAACGGGCGGTTCCTCGAAGTGGTCGGCCGGTATGAACCCCGGCATGAGCCGCTGTTGATCGAGACCAAAGAGACGCGGGTCTTCCATTGGCTGAAGAACGGCGCGCGTCCTACGGATACCGTGCGCAGCCTCTTCCAGCGCAACGGGCTCTGGCTCAAGTGGAACCTGACCCGTATCGGCAAGGATGCTGCTACCATCGCTGGTGTGATGGAGAAGTGGCAGGCCCAGCAGGCCGGGCGCCCGGAACGTGATGCGGCCCGCAAGGTCCGTCGCGCCGAGGCCAAGAGGAAGGCAAGCAAGGGTGGAGCCGAGGCTCCGGCACCCGCGGCAGCTGCGGCTCCGGAAGCCGGCGCGTGA
- the ffh gene encoding signal recognition particle protein: protein MFEDLSRKLDGVLKRLRGQGKISEANVAETLREVRRVLLDADVNYKVARQFVDDVLRRAVGQDVLQSITPGQLIIKIIFDELNRLLGTQNVGITFAPMPPTVIMVAGLQGSGKTTFCAKLALHLKGQGRFPLLAAADVHRPAAIDQLEVLGKQIGIPVYADRGAGAVDVARGALEHARQSARDVVIVDTAGRLHVDEDMMREAEAVKTAVQPHEILFVVDAMTGQDAVNTALAFHQRLQYSGAVLTKMDGDARGGAAISLRATVGVPIKFIGTGEKPEALEKFHPDRLASRILGMGDIVTLVEKAQEQFDEEKAVALESKLRKAQFTLEDFMDQLQEVKKMGPLNQVMGMLPGMQRLPENVTVDEKALGRIEAMIRSMTPEERRKPQILNGSRRKRIAAGSGCTVQDLNRLIKQYEQMQRMMKTLSKGGNFGRMARGMRIHP, encoded by the coding sequence ATGTTCGAAGACCTTAGTAGAAAACTTGACGGTGTCCTGAAGCGCCTGCGCGGGCAGGGGAAGATCTCCGAAGCGAACGTTGCGGAGACCCTGCGTGAGGTGCGGCGTGTGCTATTGGACGCCGACGTGAACTACAAGGTCGCGCGTCAGTTCGTTGATGATGTGTTGCGCCGTGCGGTGGGGCAGGACGTGTTGCAGAGCATCACCCCCGGGCAGCTCATCATCAAGATCATCTTTGATGAACTGAACCGCCTGCTGGGGACGCAGAACGTCGGGATCACGTTCGCCCCGATGCCGCCGACCGTCATCATGGTCGCAGGCCTTCAGGGGTCCGGCAAGACAACTTTTTGCGCGAAACTTGCGTTGCATCTGAAGGGGCAGGGACGCTTCCCGCTCCTCGCGGCAGCGGACGTGCACCGTCCCGCGGCCATCGACCAGCTCGAGGTGCTCGGCAAGCAGATCGGGATCCCGGTGTATGCCGATCGTGGTGCCGGGGCGGTGGATGTTGCGCGTGGAGCGCTGGAGCATGCGCGGCAGAGTGCGCGCGACGTTGTTATCGTCGACACCGCCGGCCGTCTGCATGTGGATGAAGATATGATGCGTGAGGCGGAAGCGGTGAAGACCGCGGTCCAGCCTCACGAGATCCTGTTCGTTGTCGACGCGATGACCGGTCAGGATGCCGTGAACACGGCACTGGCGTTCCATCAGCGATTGCAGTACAGCGGTGCGGTGCTCACCAAGATGGACGGTGATGCACGCGGCGGCGCGGCGATCTCGCTGCGCGCCACCGTCGGTGTCCCGATCAAGTTCATCGGCACCGGCGAGAAGCCGGAGGCGCTCGAGAAATTCCATCCCGACCGTCTCGCATCGCGCATCCTCGGCATGGGCGATATCGTCACGCTCGTCGAGAAGGCGCAGGAGCAGTTCGATGAAGAGAAGGCCGTCGCGCTCGAGTCGAAACTCCGCAAGGCGCAGTTCACCCTGGAAGATTTCATGGATCAGCTCCAGGAAGTGAAGAAGATGGGGCCGCTGAATCAGGTGATGGGCATGTTGCCCGGCATGCAGCGGCTTCCGGAGAACGTGACGGTGGACGAGAAGGCGCTGGGAAGGATCGAAGCGATGATCCGTTCCATGACGCCGGAAGAGCGGCGCAAGCCGCAGATCCTGAACGGCAGCAGGCGCAAGCGCATCGCGGCCGGCAGCGGGTGCACCGTGCAGGACCTGAACAGGTTGATCAAACAGTATGAACAGATGCAGCGCATGATGAAGACCCTGAGCAAGGGCGGCAATTTCGGCCGCATGGCACGGGGGATGCGTATTCACCCATAG
- the atpG gene encoding ATP synthase F1 subunit gamma: MPTLREVRSRIVGVKKTQKITRAMKMVAAAKLRRAQGAVIAARPYARGMKALLQHLLPSMEPGTEPLLTARPVKTLAVVVITSDRGMCGAFNTNIMRAAQAHMASAMPDFRTSKSARLFLLGKKGSDFFSKQQLPIIEKHPGFFSHLNSGEAAAIVRRLIDLYLRGEVDRVDLVFNEFKSVAQQRVVIEQFLPMVPEAAPVAGSAHRSVDYIYEPSQKDILSALLPRYLNFTFWKALLESNAAEQGARMSAMENATENAREMIETLQLQYNKARQAAITKELLEVVSGAEAQKA, from the coding sequence ATGCCCACATTGCGAGAGGTACGCAGCCGCATCGTCGGTGTCAAGAAGACGCAGAAGATCACGCGTGCGATGAAGATGGTGGCCGCGGCGAAGTTGCGCCGGGCCCAGGGTGCCGTGATCGCCGCGCGTCCGTACGCCCGCGGCATGAAGGCGCTTCTGCAGCATCTGTTGCCATCGATGGAACCAGGCACCGAACCGCTGCTCACCGCGCGTCCGGTGAAGACGCTGGCGGTCGTGGTGATCACATCGGACCGTGGTATGTGCGGTGCGTTCAACACGAACATCATGCGTGCGGCACAGGCACACATGGCATCGGCGATGCCGGATTTCCGCACGAGCAAGTCGGCGCGGCTCTTCCTGCTTGGCAAGAAGGGGAGCGACTTCTTCTCGAAGCAGCAGCTGCCGATCATTGAGAAGCATCCCGGGTTCTTCAGCCATTTGAACAGTGGCGAAGCGGCGGCGATCGTGCGCAGGTTGATCGACCTCTACCTGCGCGGGGAGGTGGACCGAGTGGACCTCGTGTTCAACGAGTTCAAGTCGGTTGCCCAGCAGCGGGTGGTCATCGAGCAATTCCTGCCGATGGTCCCCGAGGCCGCTCCCGTTGCAGGGTCCGCCCATAGGAGTGTCGATTATATCTACGAACCTTCGCAAAAAGACATACTTTCAGCACTCTTGCCGCGATATCTGAATTTCACGTTCTGGAAGGCACTTCTGGAATCGAATGCAGCGGAGCAGGGGGCGCGGATGTCGGCCATGGAGAATGCCACCGAAAATGCCCGCGAAATGATCGAAACACTCCAGCTCCAGTACAATAAGGCCCGTCAGGCGGCCATTACGAAGGAGTTGCTGGAGGTCGTTTCTGGCGCCGAGGCCCAGAAGGCATAG
- a CDS encoding F0F1 ATP synthase subunit alpha, producing MAEVRPEEVSAILRKQLAGFEKETDIYDVGTVLQVGDGVARVYGLTKALMSELVEFPHGVFGMVLNLEEDNVGCILFGESSEIKEGDTVKRTGRVASMPVGEQMLGRVFNALGQPTDGRGPIHTDKFLPIERKALGVMQRSKVNQPLQTGIKAVDGMIPIGCGQRELIIGDRQTGKTAVALDAIINQRFTHTPEAKALGIEPVYCIYVAIGQKSSTVAQVVDKLQQEGAMAYTAVIAATASDPAPLQYIAPYSGATLGEHFRDSGRHALVVYDDLTKQAQAYRQVSLLLRRPPGREAYPGDVFYLHSRLLERSSKLNADLGGGSLTAFPIIETQAGDVSAYIPTNVISITDGQIYLEPGMFNAGIRPAINVGISVSRVGGTAQIKAMRKVAGRLRLELAQYAELEAFAKFGSDLDKATLQQLRRGARLVELLKQGQYVPMTVEKQVVSLFAGTNGYLDEIPVSEVQRFERELLELLELKHPEVLTGIASKKDLTDEITASLKKILGEFTASFKASVKA from the coding sequence ATGGCAGAAGTACGACCGGAAGAAGTCTCCGCTATCCTGCGGAAACAGCTGGCGGGATTTGAGAAAGAGACCGACATCTATGACGTCGGGACGGTGCTGCAGGTAGGCGACGGCGTTGCGCGCGTCTACGGCCTCACCAAAGCGCTCATGAGCGAACTCGTGGAGTTCCCGCACGGTGTGTTCGGCATGGTGCTGAACCTCGAGGAGGACAACGTCGGTTGCATCCTCTTCGGCGAAAGCTCGGAGATCAAGGAAGGCGACACGGTCAAGCGTACCGGCCGCGTCGCGTCGATGCCCGTCGGGGAACAGATGCTCGGACGCGTGTTCAACGCGCTCGGCCAGCCCACCGATGGCCGTGGGCCGATCCACACCGACAAGTTCCTTCCGATCGAACGCAAGGCACTCGGCGTCATGCAGCGCTCGAAGGTCAACCAGCCTCTCCAGACCGGCATCAAGGCGGTGGATGGCATGATCCCGATCGGATGCGGACAGCGTGAGTTGATCATCGGCGACCGTCAGACCGGCAAGACCGCGGTGGCGCTCGATGCGATCATCAACCAGCGCTTCACCCACACGCCCGAGGCGAAGGCGCTTGGCATCGAGCCGGTGTATTGCATCTACGTTGCCATCGGCCAGAAGAGTTCGACCGTCGCACAGGTGGTGGACAAGTTGCAGCAGGAAGGGGCGATGGCGTACACAGCGGTGATCGCCGCTACGGCCAGTGATCCGGCCCCGTTGCAGTACATCGCCCCGTATTCCGGCGCCACGCTCGGCGAACACTTCCGCGACAGCGGACGCCATGCGCTCGTGGTGTATGATGATCTTACGAAACAGGCACAGGCCTATCGCCAGGTGTCGCTCCTCCTGCGCCGTCCGCCGGGACGCGAAGCGTATCCGGGCGACGTGTTCTATCTCCATTCGCGCCTGCTGGAGCGCTCGTCCAAACTGAACGCCGACCTGGGCGGTGGCAGCCTCACGGCGTTCCCGATCATTGAAACGCAGGCCGGCGACGTGTCCGCCTACATCCCGACGAACGTCATCTCGATCACCGACGGCCAGATCTACCTCGAGCCCGGCATGTTCAACGCCGGTATCCGTCCGGCCATCAACGTCGGTATCTCGGTCTCCCGCGTCGGTGGCACGGCGCAGATCAAGGCCATGCGCAAGGTGGCCGGGCGTCTGCGCCTGGAACTCGCGCAGTATGCGGAACTCGAAGCCTTCGCAAAGTTCGGTTCCGATCTGGACAAGGCGACGTTGCAGCAGCTCCGCCGCGGCGCGCGTCTGGTCGAACTGCTGAAGCAGGGACAGTATGTCCCGATGACGGTCGAGAAGCAGGTGGTCAGCCTCTTCGCCGGCACGAACGGCTATCTGGATGAGATCCCGGTAAGCGAGGTGCAGCGGTTCGAGCGCGAGTTGCTGGAACTGCTCGAGCTGAAGCACCCCGAGGTGCTCACGGGGATCGCGTCGAAGAAGGACCTCACGGACGAGATCACGGCATCGTTGAAGAAGATCCTCGGTGAGTTCACGGCTTCATTCAAGGCATCGGTGAAGGCATAA
- a CDS encoding F0F1 ATP synthase subunit delta produces MRSTRVARRYAQALMSAAEERHILETTTADLTKIAGVIQGSREFRAFLNSPVVSVPRKKGVMREVFGTTVGPETLAFLDMLVTKQREGELAGIIEQFHALHDIKMGIANVDVTAAVELTAQQQKALQKELEQRTGKSVRLRVAVDTSIRGGLVVRIGDTVLDASLSHQLERLRERFARGAALPH; encoded by the coding sequence ATGCGCTCCACACGCGTGGCCCGACGGTATGCACAGGCACTGATGAGTGCGGCGGAAGAACGCCATATCCTCGAGACGACCACGGCCGATCTGACGAAGATCGCCGGTGTCATCCAGGGGTCGCGTGAGTTCCGCGCGTTCCTCAACAGTCCCGTCGTGTCCGTTCCCCGCAAGAAAGGTGTTATGCGGGAGGTCTTCGGCACGACCGTCGGACCGGAGACGCTCGCGTTCCTGGATATGCTGGTCACGAAGCAGCGCGAAGGTGAACTTGCGGGGATCATTGAACAGTTCCATGCGCTCCATGATATCAAGATGGGGATCGCGAACGTCGATGTGACGGCCGCAGTGGAATTGACGGCACAGCAACAGAAGGCGCTCCAGAAGGAATTGGAGCAGCGGACGGGAAAGTCCGTGCGCCTGCGGGTGGCAGTGGATACTTCCATCCGGGGTGGATTGGTGGTGCGGATCGGCGACACCGTGCTGGATGCGAGCCTCTCGCATCAGCTCGAACGCCTCCGCGAACGATTTGCCCGGGGAGCTGCGCTCCCCCACTGA
- the atpF gene encoding F0F1 ATP synthase subunit B, giving the protein MLDINPGLILWTILTFVIVLVILRRTAWKPLLTALKEREDSIRTSLHDAEEARNQAQKLLDENKKLMATAETQSQKIIKEGRDMAERLKAEILEKANASSQQMVLQAREEIQREKESALTQLRSEVADLAITAAGKILDANLDPAKQRAIVDAAIRDINKG; this is encoded by the coding sequence ATGCTCGATATCAACCCCGGACTCATCCTCTGGACGATCCTGACGTTCGTGATCGTTCTGGTGATCCTGCGACGCACGGCATGGAAGCCGCTGCTCACAGCGCTGAAGGAACGTGAGGACTCGATCCGCACGTCCCTGCACGACGCCGAAGAGGCGCGGAACCAGGCGCAGAAGCTTCTGGACGAGAACAAGAAGCTGATGGCCACCGCCGAAACGCAGTCGCAGAAGATCATCAAGGAAGGTCGTGACATGGCCGAGCGGCTGAAGGCCGAGATCCTGGAGAAAGCCAACGCGTCGTCGCAGCAGATGGTGCTGCAGGCGCGTGAGGAGATCCAGCGTGAGAAGGAAAGCGCCCTGACCCAGCTCCGTTCCGAGGTGGCCGATCTTGCCATCACGGCGGCCGGGAAGATCCTGGACGCGAACCTCGATCCCGCAAAGCAGCGTGCGATCGTGGACGCCGCGATACGCGATATCAACAAAGGATAA
- the atpE gene encoding ATP synthase F0 subunit C: protein MEANALGYLAAGLGAALTVIGAGLGIGKLAAAAMEASGRQPEVAGQVRTSMLIAAALIEGATFFALAICIILATK, encoded by the coding sequence ATGGAAGCAAATGCACTCGGTTATCTGGCAGCAGGCCTCGGCGCAGCCCTCACCGTCATCGGCGCAGGCCTCGGTATCGGCAAGCTGGCCGCGGCGGCCATGGAAGCAAGCGGTCGCCAGCCGGAAGTCGCGGGCCAGGTCCGGACGTCCATGCTGATCGCCGCCGCCCTCATCGAAGGTGCGACGTTCTTCGCCCTCGCGATCTGCATCATTCTCGCAACCAAGTAA
- the atpB gene encoding F0F1 ATP synthase subunit A, with protein sequence MMFTGSEASADTVHAVADTLHAAAGHAAAGHAAAGGEHGGNLFTTLLHHVQDSHVLELPFIHYELPHLPSFTVAGITFDMSITKHVVFMWVAAVLLIAVGTIVARRNSTRKVPTGFGNLIEVFVVFVRDDIVVPNMGTAGITYMPYLLTTFFYILLMNLLGIIPYGASSTGNVNVTAGLAIIAFVMIQASAIRAQGFGHYLKHLTGGVHWALWPIMVPIEILGLFTKPFALCIRLFANMTGGHIVIVSLIGLIFIFKSYVIAIAPAGFVVGITFLELFVAFLQAYIFTMLTSLFMGLGMQSEEHAPAEGHGH encoded by the coding sequence GTGATGTTCACAGGGTCGGAAGCATCAGCAGATACCGTCCACGCCGTGGCGGACACGCTTCATGCGGCGGCAGGACACGCGGCAGCCGGACATGCGGCGGCGGGAGGTGAACATGGCGGCAACCTGTTCACCACGCTGTTGCATCACGTTCAGGATTCACATGTGCTGGAGCTCCCGTTCATACATTATGAGCTCCCCCACCTGCCTTCCTTCACCGTGGCAGGGATCACGTTCGATATGTCGATCACGAAACACGTGGTCTTCATGTGGGTCGCAGCGGTCCTGCTCATTGCGGTGGGAACGATCGTCGCACGCCGCAACAGCACACGCAAGGTGCCGACCGGGTTCGGCAACCTCATCGAGGTCTTCGTGGTGTTCGTCCGGGATGATATCGTTGTCCCGAACATGGGCACGGCCGGCATCACGTACATGCCGTACCTGCTGACCACATTCTTCTACATCCTGTTGATGAATCTGCTCGGGATCATCCCGTACGGCGCATCGTCCACCGGCAACGTGAATGTGACGGCAGGGCTTGCCATCATCGCCTTCGTGATGATCCAGGCGTCCGCCATCCGTGCGCAGGGATTCGGGCATTATCTGAAACACCTCACGGGTGGAGTGCACTGGGCACTCTGGCCGATCATGGTCCCGATCGAGATCCTCGGACTCTTCACCAAGCCGTTCGCGCTCTGCATCCGTCTCTTCGCGAACATGACCGGCGGACACATCGTGATCGTATCGCTCATCGGGTTGATCTTCATCTTCAAGAGTTATGTCATTGCGATAGCCCCTGCCGGGTTCGTGGTGGGGATCACGTTCCTGGAGTTGTTCGTTGCGTTCCTGCAGGCGTATATCTTTACGATGTTAACGTCGTTGTTCATGGGCCTTGGCATGCAGTCGGAAGAGCACGCCCCGGCCGAAGGTCACGGTCACTGA
- a CDS encoding AtpZ/AtpI family protein, with amino-acid sequence MGMELAIAVVGMFFIGRWIDAAWNTAPWGMFTGLAIGVVGGFIRFIRRALALGRAEDDVDGTKGGQR; translated from the coding sequence ATGGGTATGGAGCTGGCGATCGCGGTCGTCGGCATGTTCTTCATCGGGCGATGGATCGACGCGGCGTGGAACACTGCGCCGTGGGGCATGTTCACCGGCCTTGCGATCGGCGTCGTGGGCGGTTTCATCCGGTTCATCCGCAGGGCATTGGCCCTGGGGCGGGCGGAGGACGATGTCGACGGAACAAAGGGCGGGCAACGGTAA
- a CDS encoding polymer-forming cytoskeletal protein, with protein MADKQSGGELSLLGTGTVVEGKIRTEGSIRIDGKLVGDLNAKANVAVGLGGAVEGNLSGKNVSLAGKVTGTVTAIEKLVLESKSVVKGDIRATRLVVDEGAAFDGQCVMTTGAMPAPKHGA; from the coding sequence ATGGCAGACAAGCAGAGCGGCGGCGAGTTGAGCCTCCTCGGAACGGGGACGGTTGTGGAGGGAAAGATCCGGACGGAAGGAAGCATACGGATCGATGGGAAGCTTGTAGGCGATCTCAATGCGAAGGCGAATGTCGCCGTTGGCCTCGGCGGTGCGGTGGAGGGCAACCTGAGTGGCAAGAATGTCTCGCTCGCAGGAAAGGTCACCGGCACCGTGACGGCTATCGAGAAGCTGGTGCTCGAAAGCAAGTCGGTGGTGAAGGGCGACATCCGTGCGACCCGCCTTGTCGTGGATGAAGGCGCGGCGTTCGACGGTCAGTGTGTGATGACGACGGGTGCAATGCCTGCGCCGAAGCACGGCGCCTGA
- a CDS encoding M23 family metallopeptidase, translating to MQGQEAKRKHTTRLYDVLVVPSGDKSKPLQFTAGWWKIGTAAAGVFAVCAAIVLAILMFTPAMEYLPIPNPALEARYGRQLVETQQQLHSLAEDVILLREYNTNLRRALGQEGTAGPVVELRDSASHRQNVAGSDPGPHNGPTHTLPMGADDLVDVQQQPQSVHQALQAASMSDHSVAPQARRLELPLLLPVEGFVSQGYDLARRHFGLDIAAKRGSPVQSPADGHVVYAGWTYEDGNTLVISHGSGYLTVFKHNQTLLTSVASPVKRGEVIALLGSSGKTSQGPHLHFEVWKDGIPRDPNELLMTPARLQ from the coding sequence ATGCAGGGACAGGAAGCGAAACGCAAGCATACCACCCGTCTGTATGATGTTCTTGTTGTGCCATCGGGCGACAAGAGCAAGCCGCTGCAGTTCACGGCGGGATGGTGGAAGATCGGCACTGCGGCAGCGGGTGTCTTCGCGGTCTGTGCCGCGATCGTACTGGCGATCCTGATGTTCACGCCTGCCATGGAATATCTGCCCATCCCGAATCCGGCCCTCGAGGCGCGGTACGGGCGGCAGTTGGTTGAAACACAGCAGCAGCTCCACTCGCTCGCAGAGGATGTGATCCTTCTGCGCGAATACAATACGAACCTGCGCCGGGCACTCGGACAGGAGGGGACGGCGGGCCCCGTGGTGGAGTTGCGCGATTCGGCATCGCACAGGCAGAATGTGGCGGGGTCCGATCCCGGGCCGCACAACGGGCCGACGCACACGCTGCCGATGGGTGCGGACGATCTGGTCGATGTCCAGCAGCAGCCGCAGAGTGTGCATCAGGCTCTGCAGGCCGCATCGATGTCCGATCACAGCGTGGCACCGCAGGCGCGGCGGCTTGAACTCCCGCTCCTGCTGCCCGTGGAAGGGTTTGTGTCGCAGGGGTATGATCTTGCCCGGCGGCATTTCGGTCTGGACATCGCGGCGAAGCGCGGCTCTCCCGTGCAGTCGCCCGCGGATGGCCACGTGGTGTATGCAGGTTGGACGTACGAGGATGGGAACACGCTGGTCATCTCGCACGGATCGGGATACCTGACGGTGTTCAAGCACAATCAGACGCTGCTGACATCGGTCGCAAGCCCGGTGAAACGCGGCGAAGTGATCGCGCTTCTCGGGTCATCAGGCAAGACGAGCCAGGGTCCTCATCTGCATTTTGAGGTGTGGAAAGACGGGATCCCGCGCGATCCCAACGAGTTGTTGATGACACCCGCGCGCTTGCAGTAG
- a CDS encoding glycosyltransferase — translation MKTSSSPRRVAIVHEWFTSMRGGEKCVEALCEVYPDATLFVLLHTRGTVSPIIERMPIRTSWIAKLPFARERYRHYLPLFPAAVQAHDLSGFDLVISSHHCVAKGVRVPAGALHICYCYTPMRYIWTQYEDYFDPERSGLLTRIGMRLFVNRLRAWDLATAGNPHKYIAISRNIRDRITTIYNRDSDVIYPPVETAVLPVSKQNDGFALVVSALVPYKRVDLAVEACTRLGRQLVVIGDGPDLGRLQRLGGPTVRFLGWQNDDVVRDHFARCSCVLFPGEEDFGIVPVEAMACGKPVVAYARGGALETVLVGSDRRTGVLFEEQTSVALAAAIQECDGQRFDPDVLHAWALEFDRELYKKRMADFIEKAWVEFKGGSPQP, via the coding sequence ATGAAGACATCGTCCTCTCCCCGCCGTGTCGCGATCGTCCACGAATGGTTCACCTCCATGCGTGGCGGTGAGAAATGCGTTGAAGCCCTCTGTGAGGTCTATCCGGACGCCACGCTCTTCGTCCTCCTGCACACCAGGGGTACGGTATCCCCCATCATCGAACGGATGCCGATCCGTACATCGTGGATAGCGAAGCTCCCGTTCGCGCGTGAGCGCTACCGTCATTACCTCCCGTTGTTTCCCGCTGCTGTCCAGGCACACGACCTGAGCGGATTCGATCTGGTGATCAGTTCGCATCATTGCGTAGCGAAGGGTGTGCGCGTTCCGGCGGGGGCGCTGCACATCTGCTATTGCTATACACCGATGCGGTACATCTGGACGCAGTACGAGGATTATTTCGATCCCGAACGTTCGGGGCTGCTCACGCGGATCGGCATGAGGTTGTTCGTGAACCGGCTTCGTGCGTGGGACCTTGCGACGGCCGGGAACCCCCACAAGTATATCGCGATCTCCCGGAACATCCGGGACCGGATCACAACGATCTATAACCGTGACTCGGATGTGATCTATCCGCCCGTCGAGACCGCTGTGTTGCCGGTGTCGAAGCAGAACGATGGCTTCGCGCTTGTGGTGAGTGCCCTTGTTCCGTACAAACGGGTGGATCTCGCCGTGGAGGCATGCACCAGGCTCGGCCGGCAGCTTGTTGTGATCGGCGATGGGCCGGATCTCGGAAGGTTGCAGCGGCTTGGCGGGCCGACTGTCCGGTTTCTCGGGTGGCAGAACGATGACGTGGTCCGCGACCATTTCGCCCGGTGTTCGTGTGTGCTGTTCCCCGGCGAGGAGGATTTTGGGATCGTCCCCGTTGAAGCCATGGCGTGTGGCAAACCCGTGGTTGCCTATGCCCGGGGAGGGGCGCTGGAGACCGTCCTGGTTGGCTCCGATCGTCGGACAGGGGTTCTGTTCGAGGAGCAGACATCGGTGGCGCTTGCGGCAGCGATCCAGGAGTGCGACGGTCAGCGCTTCGATCCGGATGTCCTGCACGCCTGGGCTCTGGAGTTCGACAGGGAGTTGTACAAGAAGCGTATGGCCGACTTCATCGAGAAGGCGTGGGTGGAATTCAAGGGTGGAAGTCCGCAACCATAA
- a CDS encoding alpha/beta fold hydrolase encodes MTVLAAILLFVVLFMVFISMVLLVIGPVMLLQPHRRTIEYYRRLTTVLHPSDLGLAHEELTITSAEGIPLHCWFIPAGGTPRGTVIFLHGVSECVIVGLPVARRLHDAGFNVFLYDSRRHGDSGGRFCTYGFYEKHDTSTVISYLEDRKDIQIGKIGLMGSSMGAAVAIQVAALDPRVSSVLAESGFATLRTVYDEYQKRIVKVPWHYLRNIVIKRSEHIAHFKASAVSPLEAVRNVRVPILFMHGTTDNLIRHTYTERVYANANEPKELWLIQGARHNNMAEVGGEEYFRRIVEFFERTLKK; translated from the coding sequence ATGACCGTTCTCGCCGCCATACTGCTGTTCGTTGTCCTCTTCATGGTGTTCATCTCCATGGTGCTCCTGGTGATCGGCCCGGTGATGCTGCTGCAACCCCACCGGCGCACCATCGAATACTACCGGAGGCTCACAACGGTCCTCCACCCCTCCGACCTCGGACTGGCGCACGAAGAACTGACCATCACCAGCGCCGAAGGCATCCCGCTGCACTGCTGGTTCATCCCCGCCGGGGGCACGCCCCGCGGCACGGTGATCTTCCTGCATGGGGTGAGCGAATGCGTGATCGTCGGACTCCCCGTCGCCCGCCGTCTCCACGATGCCGGATTCAATGTCTTTCTGTACGATTCGCGCAGGCATGGCGACAGCGGCGGGCGTTTCTGTACCTACGGCTTCTACGAGAAGCACGACACCTCGACCGTGATCTCGTATCTGGAGGACAGGAAAGACATACAGATCGGCAAGATCGGGCTGATGGGCTCGTCGATGGGCGCAGCGGTGGCCATTCAGGTCGCCGCACTCGATCCACGGGTGTCCAGCGTTCTGGCCGAAAGCGGCTTCGCAACCCTCCGCACGGTGTACGACGAATACCAGAAACGGATCGTGAAGGTCCCCTGGCATTACCTCCGCAACATCGTCATCAAGCGTTCGGAACACATCGCACACTTCAAGGCCTCGGCCGTGTCACCCCTCGAAGCAGTACGCAACGTGCGGGTGCCGATCCTCTTCATGCATGGCACCACGGACAATCTGATCAGGCACACCTATACGGAGCGTGTCTACGCGAACGCGAACGAACCGAAGGAACTCTGGCTCATCCAGGGGGCACGCCACAATAACATGGCGGAGGTGGGGGGAGAGGAATACTTCCGGCGGATCGTGGAATTCTTCGAGAGAACACTTAAGAAATAA